TATATGATCAACTGATTTGGATGCATTATTAAACCTATCACCTACTTTAGCATTGCACAAAAACTCAATTACTTTTTCATGTTCTATACTGGCTGGCATCTTTTTTAGCATGCCATTCTTAGGAGGAACCAAAGCCCATCCAGCAGAATTTAAATGACTTCTCTTTTTTTCTTTTTGAATATAATTTATACTGCATTGCGCCAGGGTAGCCTCTTTTAATATGTGAAAGTTAAAGAGTCTATTAATTGTTTCTACTACTCTTGCTCCCCCTGCTCTACTAGCTATTTCGCAAAGGTATAATTTCCCCTCTGGAGTTACGAATACTTCTGCATGAATAGGGCATGCGGGTGGTGATGGTAAAGCTTCCATGACTTCTGATGTATATTTTAATAGCCTATTATGTAAAATGTTATCTTCATCTAAAATAAAGCTACCTAAATACTTGTCTTCTTTATAAGCTAAACATCCATTTATGTATTTAGAGGCTACTAGAAATTCGATTTTTTCGTTATTCCATAGTCCATCTATATGGTACATATCTCCCTCAATAAATTCTTCTACTTGAAATGGTTTGAATGCAGTGCTTATTAATGCGTGTTTTACATCTTCCCAAGTATACAAAATCTCTGTATTTTCTGACCCAGCCCCATCAACTGGTTTATAAACAACTGGAAATCCGTTCTCTGTACAGAAATTCAACAAATCTGCTGGATGTTCTACCTTTTTAAACTTTGGAACCCTTATTCCCTTTTCTTTTAGTATTTGCTTCATGAATACTTTATCCCTAAAAGCTTTTGCACTTTTAACGTTTTGTCCATGTACTCCTAATAATTCTCGAAGCATTGCTGCCCTAATTAAATCTGTTTCAGAAAATGAGATTATTCTTTTAAAATTATATTTACTATGCAATTCAATAGCTATACTCTCTAAGTTTCCATTTGTCCTCCAATTACTAAAGTAGTATTGCTCATCATACCTAGTATCTATAAGGTCTCTCCTAACTTCATCGCACAACATTACGATTGGTTCATTAAGGTCCTTTAGCCACTCATAATATTTAGCACTATTATCTGAAAAACGATTTAGAATTAATATACTCACATTATTCACCCTTTGGAATTTTATTTTCTTCTTTATTTCCTACAATTAGAGTAATAAAAGATAGACTGATTAAGATTGTTATATAAAAGCCGAGGAGTCTCTTAAAGTCCGATTCTCCAAGCGACATTAATATTATTGAAGATATAGGAACTACTCCTAGTAATATCATTCTAATAAAGGCATTGGTTCTCCCAATAAGTTCAGAGGGAATTACTTCTTGTCTAAAAGACATAAAGATTACATTTATCGCATTAATACATAGAGAACTAAATATAAAACCTATGATAGCAGCATATGGATTTAGACTTATTAAAGGTGCCATGAGTATTAAGAGTAAAAGTGTCCAAAAAGAGAGTTTTGTTTTAATTGCTTTAAACTTAAATAATTTGGCACCTAAAATTGATCCAATTATGCCTGTAAGAATAGAAGAACTCATGATAATACCTATGGTTGTTTCATTCAGGTTCCAATAACTCTTCATTAAGAAGAGATACATTACAATCATTCCGCCAGTTGCTAGATTCAAAAATATAGAAGATATAACTATATTCTTTAGAATCTTATTACTTATAACAACCTTTAGACCATCAGAGATTTTTATTTTGGGAGCGACTATAGGATTCATTTTAGGCACAAATATTAGCACAAAAACAATTGATAATAAGTAAGTTAAGCTATTTATATATAATGTGGATAGGTAACCAAGCAATGCAGCAGAAACACTTGCTAGAGCTGGACCAGCAACACGACCTATATTATTAATCGTAATATAATAGCTGTTCCAAATCGCCGTATCTTCGGTTCTCTTGAAGTCTGGCACAAATGAATAATCGCTAACTATATTAGAGGCAACGCCTGCAGTTTGGACTAGCGAACTAAATGTATATATAATCAAAACACTTTCAATACCAGTTAATGTGATAATTATTGGTATTAATAAGACTAGTATAAACTGTAATAATCCAGCGACTATATATATTGTTTTTTTATCCAGGGTGTCAATCAATTTACCTATGTATGGCGTGAACAGATAAGGAATAGTTTGAAATACCCATCCTAATCCCATAGCAAAACCAGAACCAGTAATTTCATAGATATAAAGCGGAATTACAAAGTAGTAAAGTTGGTTCCCAAATTTAGAAATTGCACTAAATATAGTAAAACCTTCAAACAATCCTAATTTTCTAAATGGTAATTTTTCAGTTGTTTTATTATTCAATAAAATTCCCCTTAATAGTCGGGCCATTCGTTCCACTTTCATAATAAATAAGGTTGTCTATATCTAATTCCCAAGCATTAGTAATCTGGTCAATGAATTTCCAAGATGCGGCTGTCTCTTCCCATGTTACAAAAAATTGTAGGTTCCCTGACAATGCATTTAACAGTGAGTTTGCGTAAGAATTTTCAGGAAATGTGTGATAAACAATCTTATTTTCATGTTCTATTAGAATCTTTTTATTTTCATCAAATACTATAGATATACATGAATCCTCGGAGATAGATAACTTGGTTGGTCTTTTAAAACTAACTTCAATGCGAGAAGTTTTTGTTTGTAGTCTTTTCCCTGTTCTAAACCTTAGGGGCACTCCAGACCACCTACTGTTATTAACGAATAAAGTTCCAGCCACGAAAGTTTCCGTCATAGAAGAATTTTTAACATGGCATTCTTTTTCATAAGGAATTAAATCACTTCCATCCATGTTACCAGCAACATATTGCCCTCTAATAATATATTTATTTACTTCTTCTGGAGTAAATGGTTGCAGTGATTTGATAACTTTTAATTTCTTTTCACTTATATCTTCATTCTCGCTTGGTACGTCAATTGTCAAGAGAGCAATGGTTTGAAGAATATGATTTTGTACCATATCCCTTAAAGTTCCACTTGAATCAAAATATCGTCCCCTATCTTCGATTCCTATGCTCTCACTTAAATTGATTGTTATTTTCTCTATATAATCATTATTCCAAAAGGGATCTATATCTGGGTTAAACCTTACTGTTAATAGTTGATTTATGATATTTTTAGTAAGAAAATGGTCAATCCTAAATATATCTTTCGAATTAAATATTGTTTCTAAATAGCTGTTTAGTTCTATTGCTGAAGTTAAATTATAACCAAAAGGTTTCTCAATAATTAAACGGTTCCATCCTTTATCTGTTAAGAGTCCATAATTCTTAATATTAGCGCTAGCTTTTTTAAAATGCTCAGGGAAAACTGATAAATAAAATAATCTATTTCCATTGGATTTGAATTTCTCTTCCATTTCAAATATTATTTTGTTTAACTTACTAAAATTTCGTTCAGTAACAATGTCTATAGAGAAATAGGTGAAATGTTCAATAAAAGATTCATATAACTTTATTATTTTTTCTTCTTCTTCTTCAATTTGCTGTAATAGTGATTGTAGTAACATACGATTGAACTGTTCAGCACTTAAATCACTTCGACCTAAACATAATACACCAGTATTAATTGATAACTTATTTTCTCTAAAAAGTTCAAATATTGCAGGAAACAATTTCCTTCTTGCAAGGTCCCCAGTACTTCCGAATAATACTATTACTTGCCCATTCTCAGCCAATTTAATAATTGCCTCCAATCGTGACAATAAAGAACATATTCTGTTAGAAAATAGTCCTTTTTGTAGTTTTATAGTCAGACTTTACTATATAATTCAAATGATACATAATAATTATTTTTTTGTCAATTATATTAGTAAAGTGAATTGTTTGAGTTAATTAAATGACTTACCATTCGTTGCTATTGTTTTCGCACGGTACTGGAATTGAATGATCGTGGGCTGTGGTATCTACTGTAAATAAAAAGAAAAAGAGTCCAGTCGAAGTGTTTTTGCACTTGGGACTAGACTCCCCTCTTTATAGTTCACCGAAAACATGTTTAAAAGGGCTTCTAAGTACTGTAATCTAAGGGTTCGGTATTTCATCTCCATCTGGCAGTAATTCATCTGGGTGACCACCTGGAGTGGAGAATGGATCCGACTATATTAAGATCATGATTGGTCATCGCCCACGTCTTAACGGCTTTTTCATCGAAAGCAGCTTCCCACAAGGCAATATGGAGAACAGCTTTATGAATGTGATGGATCTTCACCGTGCCGGAGTTGATATCCTGGTAGGGACGGATGTCGCACCGGTTCCCGTTCCGAACCTTGGTGGCCTTGCTCATGGTGCAAGTGTCCACCATGAAATGCAGCTACTGGTGAAGGCCGGGTTCACTCCAATCGAAGCTCTTCAGTCGACTACTACCAAACCGGCCCGTTGCTTTCGTCTACATGATCGCGGCCGAATCACCGAAGGTGCACGTGCTGATCTTATTCTCATAAACGGTGATCCAATCACTAATATTTCTGATACCTTGTCAATCAAATCCGTGTGGTTCAATGGTTCGCAACAATTAGGATGAAACTAGTAGATTATTAGCTATGTAAAATTACCAAGAAGAGGGACTGCAGAATGCAACCCCTCTTCGACTTTAATCTATTTATTCAAATCCTCATTTCAGGAACGATGCCCAGTTCAATGTTCCGGCTTCTGAGGGCTACTGTTATGTTAACATTAATAATAGACAAATATTCACAAAAAAATATTCGCAAATCTACTTAAGTTGTTTTTGACTTTCGTCTATCGCTGTACGCAGTTGTTGCGTTAATAATCGATTACACATTTCTATCGTGTCACTCATTCTTTTCTCCAGTGGGTCCAAAAGGGCTTCCCTTTCGTCTTCAATTTCAATTGCATTTTTCACAATATCCTCTACTATACACTTTGGTGGTGAAGATTTTTCTTTTTCTACACCTACGCACCCTGTTAACAACAAGGTGGAAATTATAAACAAGCAGTGCCCATTTGTTACAATATCTGACGACTATCTTTAAGTAGAACATCGTGTGCACTACCCTCAACAATACTTGTAGAAGAAACTAAGGTTATCTTAGTATTATAAGACTAAAGCATTTATGTATAGTGAAAATAAAGCATGGTTTGCCTTAATGGATAAACTAGCGGATATGACAATTACATATGCAAAATCTCAGATTCGAGCTGGAGCAAAGGCAATAATAATATTTGACTCATGGGTAGGTCAACTTAGTGCGGCTGACTACCGTATTTTCACAAAACCAACAATGGAAAAAATCTTTCTTTCTTTAAAAGAAGAAAAAGTACCTCTTATGATGTTTGGAGTCGGGGCGAGTCATTTAGTGAAGGAGTGGCATGATTTACCATTAGATGTTATAGGCCTTGATTGGCGTATACAAATAAAAGAGGCGAGAGAGTTAGGCATAACGAAGACTATACAAGGAAACTTAGACCCCTCTATCCTACTTGCACCTTGGAATGTAATTGAAGAACAGACAAAAATGATATTAGACCAAGGGATGATTGACCCAGGATTTATCTTTAATCTTGGTCATGGTGTTTACCCGGAAGTAAATCCGGATACGCTGAATAGATTAACAGCATTTGTCCATAATTATTCGGCAAATAAATAAATGAAATGAAAATTAAAACTTGGTTTGTCAAATTAAGCGAGACAGAATATCCTTATCAACATGTTCGTCCATGTGACTCATGAAACACTCAATAGGTGTCTGATAATCCAATGATTTTCTAGGTATATAGTTTCTACGTAAAGCAACACTAGAGATATAATCCTGTAAGACAGGACGGAAATCCATTTCTTTAGGTAGCCGCAATTTGATTTATTATTTTTATATCGAAGGTAAATATCAAGTGCAGTAAAGCCCTTTTTAAGCTGTCTAAGAACTCGATAGATGGCTTCGTGACCACGCTTTATTTTTTTAGATATGTGTCGTCCAGAAAGATCAAAGAAATGATATTCTTCTATGAAAGTTAGATGGATGTAGGACATGTCTGATACACTCTCCTTATTAACTTTTGTCGGTTATAAATGGAGTGTATCATGACATGTCTTTTTTGTGTCTCGCTTAATTATATAATCGGCGTATTCAATTACCAAATCAGGTATATCCGGAACGTTTTTACCGTCAGAAGGCTTCACTCCTCCTGCTATATTATTTTTCCTTATTAACCCCTTATAATGTTGTCGGTTCTTCATCCAAAGTTCACTACTTTCTATGTATATATTTAGCATTAACCTATATGAGTTAATTTCATAATTAACGTTTTTAAAAATTCGCGGGGTATCCCCTTGATATTTTTTCGAATTTTTTAATTGAATACTGATTTATTTAAGCTACCTGTAATAACTGGTGTTTCAATTTCAGCTTAATCCGATCCGCGGCTACTTTCGAGGCATTATAAACAAGCGTCACCAACTGAAAATGAAGCTTTGCTTTCTTTCCAGTCCGATGACGCACATTGTTAAGGCCGAAGTACTCTTTTAAGTACGCATTGACGCGTTCGACAGCTGTACGTTCTTTATACAGTTCAGTCCACTGTTTTGACCCTCTCGCTGGGAAAGTATACTTTCGTACGTCCACTGACTGTCTGATTTTATACGTTTTTTGACAAAGTGAATCATGTTGTAACGGACAGGTTGCACATTCTTTTGGACGGGTATATTTCAACGTGCTATATTTTGCATCATAACTATCGTAGTGATAGGAATGTTCCAGGACGCACGTTGGCGCGAAATGAGTATCGTATCCAATCACTTCCCCTTCAGCACGAGGATTGTAAGGAATGACAGCTTGTAAACTTTGGTTCATTACCTGTTGATAAATCGCTTTATAATCATAACCAGCATCGAACAGGCTGCCCGTGAATAAGGCTGGAAGATCCTGTTCAATCTTTTTTAATAAGGGAATCGCTGCTTTTCCATCGCTTAGATTACCCGATGTCGTGTTTGATGATGTCAAGTCTTGCATAGCGGAGTACGCGTCCAAAAGTGTCTTATGTGTCGATTCAGTCCAGTCATTTGCATTGTTGCCAATATCGTTTTCATAATCATTGATAATCGGTTGGTATCCAGCAGCATCCCCATTCACTCGGACAACTGGTTTCGTGCGTGCAACCGTATGAGTTGAACCAAATTCATCCGTTGTTTGTACAGATAGTGGTCCATGTACCCCTACTGCTAAATTAAATGTTTCGAAAGTGAGCTGCCATGGATCAGTTTCGTCAGACGTCGCAGGAATAGATGTGGTTGCGCTAAGATTATCCAGCGTTCCTGTGATTGATTGAGCATCCTTATCAACGTCCGTGACTTTTCCTGTTACGACTAAGCTATCACCATCACCGACAAGCGACCAAGTGTCTTCGTCAAGGGTAATGGCTGGTGCAGCATTATCAACAGTAAGCATCATCGGCAATACTACAGAATAAGATGTCGCATTTTTTGCTTTAATATTAATTGTTGTGCTACCTTGTTTCATTCCAGTGACAGTCAAGATGGAACCACTAATTGTTGCCGTTGCTACACTAGAATCAGCAACTTCCGCCTCAAAGGTCATTTCTCCGTTCTGCGGGTTATTGAACAAAGTTGCAAGGTCAATTATTGTTTCTTCAAATTTAGCAAGACTTGTATCCTGAATAGAACCGATGATTTCTGGTTTGGTATTTACCGTAAATGTTCGGGTTTCAGTCGAACTGTTCCCTACCTGGTCTGTGGCGATAACAACTAATGTATAATCACCCTGGGTATCAATTGCTGAACCGGGTGTATACGGCTCCCCATTCAGTGTAATTTCTTTCAATACATTATCTGAAACATCATCGCGAACATGAACGCTCGGTGTTACTGAGTCTTGATAGCTTTGACCTTCGTCAACTCCCCCAATGGAAATAACTGGCGGCGTTGTATCAACATAAATTTCAAATGTTTGGGTTGGTGATTTGTCTCCCCACTCGTCTTCTACATAGACACTAACCGTATATGTTCCTTCCGTTAGTGTTGATGGTAATTCAATTTCTTCATCGAAATCACCATCTACGGGAATTTCAATGTTTTGTAGTTCAGGTACACCGACGACAGACACGACTAGTTTCATCTCATCGCCCTCTTCATCGAACGCTGTCCCTAAAAACTTAATTGTATTGTAAGGCGTTATTAGTGAGGTTACTTGCATTCCTGTTGGTAATGAAACATCTGGTGCAGTGTTTGTATCATAGTCAAATGTTAAGTCATATTTGTAGTAGTCTGCATAAGTGCGTGTATCGGATTCAGGAATCACTTTTGTACCTTTATATTTTTGAGTGTAGCTGTATTTACGTGTGTCAACTGCAGGTTTGGTAGCTGTTCCTCTATAAGTTGATGTGTGGTATATATGGTCAGTTACGAATTGATTCGGACCAGTAGCAAACCAACGACCTGATGTCGAATATGCTGCCGTTTGCATATAAGCATAAGCGTCACTGACTAAAGGTAATGTTGCTGAAAAGCCGCCTGAATTATAAGCTTTTGAAGGGGTAGGATTAGCTAGAGTCGTTTTTACTGCCGCCGTTTGGTTCCAAGAGTAATATGTTGTTACCCCTTCATATACTGAGGGATTACCACTATACTGGGAAGGAAGTACTTCCTGCTTGGCCAAGTATGTTACGGTATCTGTTACAGTTTTAGATTCAGCCGGTGTATATGTACCGCTGATCACAGCTTGTACTGGGGCTCCATCTTTAACCATTGTCACCCCATTTTTAACTACTGTAGCTGGGAAACTATTTGTGGTATTAGTTTGAGAGTCTGTCTCGGTTTGTGTACTAGCAGGAGTGAATGTTCCACCTGTTTGTACCTGTTTCGTACTAACCCCGCCCGATAGTTTTACAGTTACTTCTTCGCCATTCACACTAAGAATTTCGACAGTCCCTGTATTTGCAATGACACTAATTAATTTTGACATTCCAGCTAAATTGGTCTTAAAGATTTGCGTTTGTTCGGTAGTTTCGGGTGTACTAAAATTTACCGATTGTGTAGTCGACGACATCATGCTCATGAACATCATCATGTGGGCCTGGGAGTTAAATAAATTGAGTTCAGGTGCTGTGTTTTCTGACACTGTAATAGTCGTAATTGGTAGCTCAGCAATTAGAGTTTCATTTCCATCATTATCTATCCCCCGTGCCTCTATAAGGCAGTTCTCTTTAACAGTAAAGGGCGATTCATATGGTTCCCATTCTCCGCCGTTAATACGATATTCACGAATAACGGACGATTCCGGGTATTCAATCGCAACAAGAACAGTGTGAGTTTTAGGATCTTCTTCACTAACACTGATTACTGGTTGTTCATCAAAAACCGCCTCAATAGTAGTAATAGCATGAGAAGCAATTAATGTTTCATTTCCATCATTATCTATTCCGCGTGCTTCAATTAAGCAGTTTTCTTTAACGGTAAACGGAGCATCATATGTTTCCCATTCTCCCCCATCGATGCGGTACTCACGGGTAATAGATGATTCCGGGTATTCGATAGTAACAAGTATTGTATGGCTTTCAGAATCTTCTTCACCTATACTGATTACCGGCTGTTCTTCTGTAACGGCTTCAATGTTTGTAATAGATTGAGTAGCAATTAATGTTTCTTTGCCCTCCACATCAAACCCGCGTGCTTCAATTACGCAGTTTTCTTTCACTGTGAATGGATCCACATAGGCTATCCATTCTCCTCCATTGATGCGGTATTCACGGGTAACCGACGATTCAGGATAGTTAATCGTGACAAGTACCGGTTCCTTTGTCGCTTCTTCAGTATCCAATGTGATAAGTGGCTTTTCTTCAACCGTTTCTTCAGCATGGACCATATTGGTAATGGCATGCGATGAAATTTCAGATTCAATTCCAGCTGCATCAATGGATTGAGCTTCTAATAGACCATTTACCGTAAACGACAGGAGTCCTTCATATTTCAGCCATCCTTCAGTTTTACCATTCACAAGTGTAAAGCGGTACTGACGGATATCAGCAGCTTCCGGATAGTCGATTTCAACTTCTACCGAGTCATCCCCTGTATCAACATTTAGAACAGGCTTCGCAATCGGAGGCGTCGGTTTTAGCTGCTCTTCATCTGACGGATCCGTACCTTCTTCTATGGTCGGCTTATCCTCTTCTTCAATAAAAGGTCCAACTGGTTTTCTATCCTCCTCGACTACGGGTTCTTTGACTTCTGTGTCATCCTCATTGTCTTCAGGAGGTTCAATTACTTCAGGAGCAACCAGTTCGTCTTCAGGTGTTATATCAATCCCTTCTGCAGTAACAATTTCCTGTTGTACGGGCGGCGCATCAACCTCTTCGATATCCTCTTTTACTTCAAGCTCTACATTCGTAATATCAAGGAAAGCAATCACTGTTTCATTTTCCTCTACATCCGTTCCTCGTGCTTCAAGCGTCCCATTTTCTTCAAATGTCAACGGGCCATCGTAAACGAACCAATCCCCCTTATTGATTCGAACTTCATTCGTTACGGAATCTTCAGGATATTCAATGGTAACAAGGACCGGTTCAGTAGTTGCTTCTTCTGTAGATACATGGAATATCGGTTCTTTTTCATTGAAATTTTTATCGTTTGTGTCATCAGATAACAAATTAGGATCCTGGCTTTCCATTGCAGAACTGATCATTGGTGCATATGTTGAAATTGGTAAGACGATAGAGGCGGCAAGCGCAACTTTTGAAAGTGCTTGCTTGCTCAACACATTAATAGGGTGTTTCGTTTTTGGCTTTTCTTGTTTTGGCATGGATAATAGGCTCCTTTTTACTGTTACTTATTATTTTTCAATTTCATTCGTCGTTTCCTCGCATAGCTGTTACATTTTAGCGACGAGGCAAGAAAATCTTATACGATTTTTAATAATTATTATTCGGAAAGATACACGATTATCTCCAATCTAAAAGAAGAGAATCATCACCAAAATGTAAGAGCTAACTCTTGATTTTAAAAACAGGATACGGGATGAACCGATACCCTGCTTGTTCCATATAAGACATGCAGGGCATCATTTCTCACCAATGATAATTAAGCTGTTGGTTTGTCTGCATCTGTCGGTTGTTCTGGAGTTTCCGTATTTGCTTCATGTTGAGCTTCCTTTTCAGCTTCTGCTTTCTGAGCTTCAAGTGCTTTTTCTGCTTGTTTTTGTTGTCCTTCAGGACTAAATCTGCCATGCATCATTACGTCTGAATGGTTCCATTTACTGTTGTAGAATTCGAGTCCTGGTTGTTCAACTCCAAATTCGATTGCAGAAGATGGATTGCTATTGAACCCAATAACGTACGGAGTAACCCCAGGCGCATTCTTGAAGTCTTCGATTAGTTCTTCAAAGAATGTTCTTGTAACTTCCATAACTTCTGAACTATCGGCTTCAGAATTGACAACTTCTTGGTCTTCAGTTTTAAGGTCTTTTGTCCGTATAGCGTTTCCGTTACGAATCTGAGATTCAATTCGTGCACCGTAATAAAATTTGTTTTTTACGAATTTGCCGTCTATGAATTCATAGAATGCGGGGCTTTCCATTGCAGATAGAGCATCATAAGGCTCCCAAATATTCGTGCGTATTCCGAATTGGATTAGTTCTTGGCGGGTAGCATTCATCGCATAAGAATCGAGAACTTTCAATGCATCATGGGACGTGTAAGTTTGATCTTCGTTATACTTATCAGCCCATACATCTTTCACATCTAATTCAATGCCAAATGCCTTTTCAATAGCGGAGCGGCGAACTTCATCATTGTTTGTATGGAAGGAATCAAGCGTGATTACAGCCTCTTCTTTCGAATCTTCTTGTACTTCAGCTGTTTCGAGTGGTGAGGAAATGAGGACTGGTGTTTCATCTGTACTTTCATTGGCAAATGCTTGTGTGCCGCCTGTAGCGAAAACACCGGCCATCATCGCAAGTGCGGTACCTGTTAACGCGACTTTTTTCATTTTCTTCAAGATGCTTTCTGCTTTCAGTTTTTCAGTGTTATTCATGTGTAATTCCTCCTATGATTTGTTTTCTGACCTTTTAGCCAGGAACCTATGTAAGACTTTGGAGCATGCATTACTGACTTCAGACGATATTTTCTAGTCATGTACGCCTGGTTCGTGAGATGTGACGTTCTCTCTCTCTTGCATCACCTCCTTTATATTTAATTGTGTGGGGCGGCGTATGAAGTTCAGCGAATTAATAGGCAAACATCTTAATTTTGGTTTCTCCTTCAACATAACTGCACGTAGCACAGCTACTGTAACTTCCGGAAAAACTAACATCATGACCGTATCTGCCAGTCCGAGAATCAAAATTGTGTTAAAGAAATTCATTTTCAATATCCTTTTACCGTATATGAACAAACCAGTCGTCCAAAAAGTCAAACAAGAAAACATTACAATGATCGCTATAAGTACGATGAAATGCTCAGGTGCTTGTTCGGACGTACCAGCAAACAGGGAATTTACCAATTCACTGGCTTCTTCATTTGTAGTAAAATATCTGCGAAGACCTTTGATTACTAGAATTGCAACTAGTACTAAGAAAAACCCGAATTTGCTGTTTATCAATCTTGTAAAATAGGCACTGAAATCATTCGTTTACTGATTCAGACATGACAATTCGAAGTAGCCGGCCTTTGCTGCAGCTTTCTTTGATGGATAGACTTCTAAGACTGGATAATCGAACCCACATGACTCCGCATAAAATACCTTCTTGCTATTGAGGGTTGTCGCATGAAAAGAATCCTGTTTTATTAAACGACTTCCTGCCAAAGCGAACTGATTGAATGTACCGCCCGCACGGTGATATGGGTAACCTTGAAGGAATGCAAAGATGCTGACATCATCTACCGTGTTATACCAGTCCTCTTGCGGTATGAGGGGTAAAGCGAATGTATATGTAATTCCGAGTTGTCTTGCATAGACATTATGTTCATTGATCTGATATGCCAGGTTTTCTTGTAACACGTTTACAATGGTGTCCCTACGGATTTGATCAAACAAGTCGGCATCTTTCAATAGTTCAATAGTGATTTCGGGATCACGTAACAATTCCTTTCTTTCACCGGATATCCACTCCCTCAGTGCTGCATCGTAGACCGTTACAAATTCATCGAGGGTAAACTTAATAATATTTCCATAGCCATCTTGATGGGCGAACGGTATTTTTGGTAGCCATACACGATCCACAAGATTTTCTTGCCCGTTCTTATACGTCTCATAGACATTCATTGAAAAGCCGTCATATTCCAAGATGCCGAAAACGGGTACATAGCGAGCCATTAAATCTTTTGTCACATCATCTTCTGTTCCAAAATTCAAGGATAACGAATGCATAAAAGTGTCATAAGCAGGTTCCTTATTGATTCGGGAAAACTTTTTTGAGTCATAACCCGACTCATAGTTAGGCTTTACGTTCAATCGCAGTTGATTGGCTGCATCTTGGCTAGCAACAGTCATCGCACTGTTATATTGATAATTCAATTGTGCAAATGTATTTGCGTCTTCTGATCTCCATTCAG
This genomic window from Sporosarcina sp. FSL K6-1508 contains:
- a CDS encoding ATP-grasp domain-containing protein, which gives rise to MSILILNRFSDNSAKYYEWLKDLNEPIVMLCDEVRRDLIDTRYDEQYYFSNWRTNGNLESIAIELHSKYNFKRIISFSETDLIRAAMLRELLGVHGQNVKSAKAFRDKVFMKQILKEKGIRVPKFKKVEHPADLLNFCTENGFPVVYKPVDGAGSENTEILYTWEDVKHALISTAFKPFQVEEFIEGDMYHIDGLWNNEKIEFLVASKYINGCLAYKEDKYLGSFILDEDNILHNRLLKYTSEVMEALPSPPACPIHAEVFVTPEGKLYLCEIASRAGGARVVETINRLFNFHILKEATLAQCSINYIQKEKKRSHLNSAGWALVPPKNGMLKKMPASIEHEKVIEFLCNAKVGDRFNNASKSVDHILSVIVCGQNENEVEKNINESVSWLNENTLWESVENI
- a CDS encoding glucose-6-phosphate dehydrogenase; the encoded protein is MAENGQVIVLFGSTGDLARRKLFPAIFELFRENKLSINTGVLCLGRSDLSAEQFNRMLLQSLLQQIEEEEEKIIKLYESFIEHFTYFSIDIVTERNFSKLNKIIFEMEEKFKSNGNRLFYLSVFPEHFKKASANIKNYGLLTDKGWNRLIIEKPFGYNLTSAIELNSYLETIFNSKDIFRIDHFLTKNIINQLLTVRFNPDIDPFWNNDYIEKITINLSESIGIEDRGRYFDSSGTLRDMVQNHILQTIALLTIDVPSENEDISEKKLKVIKSLQPFTPEEVNKYIIRGQYVAGNMDGSDLIPYEKECHVKNSSMTETFVAGTLFVNNSRWSGVPLRFRTGKRLQTKTSRIEVSFKRPTKLSISEDSCISIVFDENKKILIEHENKIVYHTFPENSYANSLLNALSGNLQFFVTWEETAASWKFIDQITNAWELDIDNLIYYESGTNGPTIKGNFIE
- a CDS encoding MFS transporter, translating into MNNKTTEKLPFRKLGLFEGFTIFSAISKFGNQLYYFVIPLYIYEITGSGFAMGLGWVFQTIPYLFTPYIGKLIDTLDKKTIYIVAGLLQFILVLLIPIIITLTGIESVLIIYTFSSLVQTAGVASNIVSDYSFVPDFKRTEDTAIWNSYYITINNIGRVAGPALASVSAALLGYLSTLYINSLTYLLSIVFVLIFVPKMNPIVAPKIKISDGLKVVISNKILKNIVISSIFLNLATGGMIVMYLFLMKSYWNLNETTIGIIMSSSILTGIIGSILGAKLFKFKAIKTKLSFWTLLLLILMAPLISLNPYAAIIGFIFSSLCINAINVIFMSFRQEVIPSELIGRTNAFIRMILLGVVPISSIILMSLGESDFKRLLGFYITILISLSFITLIVGNKEENKIPKGE